In Lolium rigidum isolate FL_2022 chromosome 7, APGP_CSIRO_Lrig_0.1, whole genome shotgun sequence, the DNA window TTAAGTTACATGATTAGGCTTGCAGATGATGTTGATATTTAGTGCTGTTCTCTGGTACAAATGGCACCATGTTTGGCTATCAGTGATTTCATTGCATTTGTAAGTAGATAGATGTCTGTCTCACCACTGTCTCCACAACAGCAAAATTTGTTCTCCTGCAAAATCTAAGTGTTCTGAATTTATCAGTATGGCTTTAAATATCGTAATGGAAGTCCAGCATTTGCGTAGATAAGAGTTAAGACATTTTCTTTTGTCAGCCTGCTTTACATGTAATGTACTTTGGACAGAGATTATCATTTGATATCGTTGGTTAAGTACGTTATGAAGATGGTACGTTTTAACATGTTTCCACTCTCTTCAACAGCTGCTATCTTGGACGCCGCAAGTAAAGTCCTGCCACTTGTGGTGGCAGTCTCTGGGCGAGTTAGTTCAGATACACCACTTGTCTGCCAACAAAGTGGTATGAGAGGTGTAATAGTTGAGGAAACGGTAGCTACTGATTTCATTTTATATTAATTAGCACATGGGTTTGTTGTTAGTAATTGTAGCAATCTGCTAACTTTTTGTTCTTTGTAGGCAGAGCAACACTTCCTGAAGCACAATGATGCTGGATCCTGGATTCAAGATTCAGCTGTGATGCTTTCTGTTAGCAAAGAGGTTCCATGGTACCTGGTAATGTTCTGTGGGCTTTTTTTTCCCTCTGTCGATACAAGTAGTTAAATCTAAGCCTTACTTTGAATATTGATGTTGCtattatgtgtccaaactgagttTATCTAGAACTTTATTTGTGGAAAGCTTGGGTTTTAGCTGTCTCTGTTTGTACTCTGAGTCTGGACTACCTTTTCTGTTTGCTGACCAGATCTATGCCAAACAAGAACACCCTGTGCCCCTAGCTGCTAAGATAGTCGTGTAGGTGAGAAAATGTTGGTAATGTTAATGCTAAGTATTGTAGCCATGGTTGCCAACTCCAGTATCTATGGCACAAAGCTAAGCTTGGCTGGTGATGCTAAATCATCTGTTCATGGGTAAAACGAAACTTTAAATGTTTGGTATCAGTTAGCACCTATATGTGGTGCTACTATGGGCTATGTCAAGAGTAGCTAACCGTATTGTTTTGAAAAGAGCATTCCCTCAGTACCGACTTTAGACGTTAAGACCTTAGCTTAGGCATTGTTAATGTATTGACGTTAAGACcttagcttattgggcattgTTAATGCTTGTACAGTAAAAACAATATTCCTAAGCTTAAGCTCCAAATTGTTATGTAAACGTAAATGAAGTGACTGCTCGAAAGACAAAAGATAATTGTATTTATAAATTCACTATGTGCTTATTTAACTTGATGATATCTTACGATTCTGTGATAGCATCCAGCTTCATTACTTTTCTAACATCCAATTCATCGCCAGGATGATGGCACTGGGCGTGTTTATGTAGTCGGCGCTCGTTCTGCAGCCGGGTTAGTTTTAACTGTTGCAAGCGAGGTTTTTGAGGAGTCAGGGCGAACACTTGTACGTGGAACTCTAGATTATTTACAAGGACTGAAGGTTTGTGCAACCACATTTTGAGCAAGGCCAATGCATATGGAACTGCTATTCATAATTTAGCAATAACTTTTGTAGATGCTCGGAGTAAAGCGAACTGAAAGAGTTCTTCCAACTGGAACTTCATTGACTGTTGTTGGTGAGGTAGTCTCCATAGATTTAATTGGATTTCAAGCTGTTGTGAATTTTCGTTGGCATGGCTGATTTCTGTAGTCCTTAATTTTGTTCTTGTTTGTTATGCTATTTGACAAGGCCATTAAAGACGATGTTGGAACTATTCGAATTCAGAGACCACACAAAGGACCATTTTATGCATCTCCTAAAAGCATCGATCAACTTATCTTGAATCTCGGGAAATGGGCCAAGTATGGAAATGATGTTAGAACAATATTTCTCTCTCTGTTAAGGCCTCAAGGGTCTTGCTGATGATGGCACGTCTTGTTTTGACAGATTGTACAAGCTTGCTTCCATGGGCTTTGCAGCTTTTGGTGTCTTTCTTCTTGCTAAGCGTGCACTAGAGCATTTTCTACAGAAAAAGCGCCAGCATGAATTTCACAGGAAGTATGTACAAACATCAGTTCCTTTATTTAGAGTAAAGGGGATAGGTTCTTCGGACAGCAATTCCATCCTTTTTGTTTTCATACATTCAGGAGGTTCATTCATATGTGCTGAACATGGTTGCATGacacttttttttttatcttgatcACTGAGTAGTACTTTAATTTCCCTATGCTTTCAGTTGCAAAAACTGCATATCAGACACCTGCAGCTAATCCATGTATTCTAAAGGTCACATGCAGTTGAAAAGGAATGCACTAGACACACTATGCAAAATGTTTTTACACTGGGAACTATTTTTGTGTTCGATGAACACCACAAACTAGCAATCATGCATGGGACCAAATAGGCAATTCTAAGATACTTTAGCAAGCACTAATCATGTTGTTGATATGGAGTTTCAGAACAATGATGTTATGTAAGATAACGTGTTCATTTTATCCATACAGGGCTCGTGCTGCTGCAGCACAAAGGCAGGCTAGGGAAGCTGAAGGTGATTTTCTTATAGATTGATTAGGATATCTTGTTTGTACTAGTTCATATCTTATGGTGTACTTTTTTATTATGTGAAATGGCAGATGGTACATCAGGCGGTGAGCCTAACAGTAAGAAGGATCAGTTGGTCCTGGAAATATGTGTCATATGCCTTGAACAGGAGTATAATGCAGTTTTTGTGCCGTAAGTACCTTATTTTACACTCCACATTTCATCGCATAGTATTATACGTTAATAATTAAGCTGTTTTCAACATTTTCATTTTGGATAATTCCAAGTATACGTTATAAACATTGTACTGTTTGCTGTTCCATCTTGGGTGACCTGTTTTGTTTTGATCAAGAACTGAACCTCGACCAGTTGGCTAGCTGTTTGCGTGCAGCCTGCCACCCATGTTTGATCCCTGTCAGGAGCGgtgcatcatgcttgtctctcctCAATTAAAAAACCACATTTTTTCCTGTTTAACGCCTTGCAACTTGCTTACCAGTGGGAATATTTCTAAATGATGAAGCAACTTAGTAAACATTATCGAAAGCTATTCATTTCAATTTCTGTTGGAATCTGATTAGTTTCCCCTGACCTCGCAAACCTTATTTACATTTTTAGCTCTGATTAGCGAGGATTTTTTTTCCTGAGCTATCTCCACAAATGCTCGTTGATAAGCATCTTTCCCTGCTAGCTATGCTCTTGCTATGTCAACCCAAAATGTGCCTGACCATTCAACCTTTTGTAGATGTGGCCACATGTGTTGCTGTATGACCTGCTCTTCACACGTAACAAACTGTCCGCTTTGCCGGAGAAGAATTGACCAAGCTGTCAGAACATTCCGGCACTGATTGCGCTATATGATGCAAAATCCTGCACATACAACACCACTGTGAACTCTTCAAGTTCCAGTTGCCGTGACTGTCAGTCTGCCAATATCTCAGACTGTGATACGGAGCTCTTGTTCACCGGAGTTTTCCTTACAGACAGAACTAAAAGTAATTCATGAACTCATAGTTCACAGTTGACACTCCGCCAGTGACTGATCTTGCTTGTACTCTGCAATTCTGTACAGAATGTTCTTGTGTAACGCCTTGTTTCTAACGGCGCTCTTATTAGCAACATGGATGCTAGTATTTACTGTTGGATCAATAGATTGAAGGTACTATGTTATTTTACACTGTAAAGGATAATATTTTCTTCTGATGTATGGGCCACCATCTCTTGGTAGTTTTTGTGTGCTCACTGCTCTGAGGATTTTGTGATCGCCGAAGAAAAAAAATGTAAtattccctccgatccatattacttgatgctaaaatggatgtatatGTCATTGTTTTCTCAAGCTTTGCTTTCTTGTATGCATGAAGTCCAGTTAGTTTTACATAGTCCTCTCAACTGCATATCGTCAGTAATAGGCAATAGAGATGCATTTTGTTAGATGTTTAGGGCCTCTGATTTGCAAAAGTCCAAAAACATGGGAATAAGGAAAATAAGTGTTGCAATACTCCAAATCCAAATCCTCCAAAAATTGGCCTCTTCTGTCAGACCTGTATTTTGTTTCGATAAAATTATCTGCCATATTAGTTTTTGTAGGATCCCAGCATTCAACATAAAACAAAGCATGCCTTTACGTTGCCAATTATGCACTATTCCCGCTAGCCTGGCATTGACACTGTTCTCAAATTATGACTTTGTCCAAAAAAAACTACTTTAATATGTGTAAAGCCAAAAGTTAATAACATCTTCCAATTTTTTTTAAGACAAACATAAACATACTTTTTTTTTAGTTTGTTATATCTGGAAAGTTTTAGTGTGTAATATTGAAACTCATTACTGTAGTATAAAGACTGAAGACTGTCTGTTTGTTATATCTGGGAGGGTAACATGTGTCGGGACGCTGGATGCATCCCTAACCTAAACAGACACCTAAACAGACAGTTACGCATTATATGTATGCGGGCGCCGTTTTGGttggctggagatgcccttacatatGACTATATGAGGCCACGAATTCAAAAGTATGAAATGACACATGGATACTCATGAACCCTAATAATTTGTTGGCTCCTAAATTTGTATTTCTACCGAtccaaaaattctaaaaaaaagttGCGGGAGGACGCATGTATGTATATGCGTGCCCATTTTCGTACCCAAATTCGAAAGCACTTATCTTACGTGAAAATCGCAAGTTTAAATGAAAAGTCCAAAGAAAACTCCCTCCTCCCGAACTTTCTGTAACTTTTGGTGGTCGAATAACTGTATAACGTAGTACTGAGTAAATTTAATCGGGTTCAAGAGTGCCCATGTTTCCAAAAGTTCGCTTTATGACGAATTCCTAATCCCAGACGTCAAAGCCAATCCCAGACGCGTGGTCGAGGTGAGGT includes these proteins:
- the LOC124675661 gene encoding E3 ubiquitin-protein ligase SP1-like → MMIPWGGVGCCLSAAALYLLGRSSGRDAEVLRSVARTGSLKDLAAILDAASKVLPLVVAVSGRVSSDTPLVCQQSGMRGVIVEETAEQHFLKHNDAGSWIQDSAVMLSVSKEVPWYLDDGTGRVYVVGARSAAGLVLTVASEVFEESGRTLVRGTLDYLQGLKMLGVKRTERVLPTGTSLTVVGEAIKDDVGTIRIQRPHKGPFYASPKSIDQLILNLGKWAKLYKLASMGFAAFGVFLLAKRALEHFLQKKRQHEFHRKARAAAAQRQAREAEDGTSGGEPNSKKDQLVLEICVICLEQEYNAVFVPCGHMCCCMTCSSHVTNCPLCRRRIDQAVRTFRH